In the genome of Lactuca sativa cultivar Salinas chromosome 3, Lsat_Salinas_v11, whole genome shotgun sequence, the window cgctcatttcaaatttagtttccatcaacttcctggaTTCAGCTATTAGGCTAGTATTcgtagagccgaagatgatgtcatcgacatagatttgaacaatcatcaaGTGTTCGccctctttcttacgaaagaaggttgggtcaaccgaaccttgtttgaacttACACAATTTAAGGAAACGAGTTaaggtttcataccatgctctcggtgcttgctttaatccatacacAACTTTGTCTAgaacatagcaatgatcaggataaTTTTCATTTACGAAACCCGGTGGCTGTTCTACGTACATTGTCTCTTCCAGTTCTCCATTTAAAAAggcgcacttcacatccatttgaaagacttcgaagtttttatgagcaacataggcaagaaatattctcacTGATTCCAATCTAGCTACTGGCGCGAatgtctcttcatagtctattccttcttcttGGCAGTATCCCTTCACCACTAGCCGAGCCTTGTTCCGAATGACGTTGCCGTTTTTATCCATCTTGTTCCTGAATACCCATTTTAGTCCAATCACAGAAGCGTCCTTAGGAGTGGGAATCAATCTCCAAACGcgattcctttcgaattcatggAGTTCATTTTGCATTGTctgtacccaatcagaatgatcaagtgcagtaTTAACAGTttttggttcgattttggaaacaaatgaattaaacatgcaaaatttgaCTTGTGAAAATAATGCAGTCTGCTTCGCTTTCATTTGAGAATGTGTAAGAACTCTTTCTGATGTTTCACCAATGATCTGTGTTTTGGGGTGATCCCTTGTCCATTTAATCAAGGGAGGATAATTCAGATCATAAGCTGGATCCAATTCTGCATTGACCTCTTCTTCTAATTCTGACTCATCATCTTCGTCATTTGAATTGTTATTCTCCCCCTTAAATGGCAAAGTATATCCAACATCAGGTTCAAGTATTTCTTTCTCAGTTGGAGTGGAATGCTCCCCCTCGGTTGGAGAGGGAATTTCCCCTGCTGCTGGATGTTGTCGGATGCATTTTCTTCCGAATTTATGGCCTTTTCGGGTTCATCAAATAACCTTGTGCATTCTTCAAACAAGTTTGAAATTGGAGTTGAGACAAGACCAGTTTCAGGGAAGATTTCTGGTGTGGTGCTGTCGGTTGATTGAATTTTCTTAACATAACTGTCATCAAAGgtaacatagtaggtttcttcgaGATGCTTGGATTGTTTGtttagaaccctatatgcctttgagGTCAGTGAGTACCcaagaaatatcccttcatctgctttgacatcaaacttgtttcggttctccttagagttaaagatgaaacatttggaaccgaacacatggaaaaatttgatgtTGGGATTTCGGTTGTTAAGGATCTCATATGGGGTTATGGTGAATCTATTGTTAAGAAGTGATTGGTTCTGAGTGTAGCAAGCACATGCGATgacatcagcccagaagtaccAAGGAAGTGAGGCGAAAGATAACATTGTGCGtgcagcttcgcatagagatcaaTTTTGCATTTCAACGATTTTGTTTTGCTGTGGAGTGTAAGGAGTGGAGAAGTTGTGAGTTACACCTCTTTCAGCCAAGAAGTCTTCAAACTCCTTATTTTTAAACTCCAGCCCATTATCGCTTCAAATGTTCCTTACAGTATTTCGTAGTTGCACTTCCACCTGCTTGATGGATGCTTTCAACTTGggagttgcttcagatttctATTTAATAAAGAAAATCCAGGTGAAgcatgaaaaatcatctacaattacaAGTATGAATttactaccaccgatgctttcaatggCCGAAGGTCCACACAAGTCAATATGCAGAAGCTCAAGAGGTTCAATGATTTTTGTATTGATAAGCGTGGGATGACTCTTTCGGCTCTGCTTGCCCATCTCACATGTTGCGCAAAGGTGCTCCTTATCAAATTTCAGAAGAGggagacctcgaacatgatcacccagCACCAGTTTGTTGATATCATTGAAGTTTAGATGCGAGAGTCgtctgtgccataaccagctttcatcggatTTTGCTTTAGCCAGTAGACATATCAAAGGTTTTCCCTTGATGGGGTTGAGATTGAGAGGATACATCTCTCCCCTGCGTTGAGACTTCAACAAAACTTTCTTTGAGTTCTTCTCAATGATTtctgatccttcatcatcaaacgataCTTTTAGACCAGTTCCAACCACTAATTGTGAAacgctgatgaggttgtgctacAATCCTTCCATGTACGCAACTTTTCTAATTGAGAattcaccatttgttatcataccATATCCTTTTATTGTTCCAAATGAGTTGTTTCCATACTTCACACATCCACCATCTTTTAAGGACCAAAACTCccttaactcttccttccttcctgtcatgtgatgtgagcagGCACTGTTAATATACCATtcgtcgtcgaactgctcgtcacttaacACCTGCAAATTTaaacagatttaggaacccaaagtttcttgggtcctggtaAGTTTTTCATAGAAAAAGGAATAACAACAACAAGATCAACCAAATATGCTCTTTTAACTAAAGTGGTTTCATCTTTGCGTTTTATGGTGTacacctttattttatttttatcttgtttGAATTTAGGTGTAGTAGTTGATGTTATGTTAGGAGGAATTTTCTTTGGATTTCCAGGTTCAGATGACTTTTTCGTAGTGGTGTTATCCGTCTCAGAGTcaatctttccttttcctttaacaTCCTTCAAAGATTGTTTCTCGTGTGCTTGGTGAGAATGACCGAAATATGATTATCGTCCCTCATCCTTGTGATTCGAACTGAGAATAGAGGTTTGGCTCTTATCCTTATGTTTCGAACCAAGACTGGAGGTTTGGCTCTAGGATATGAAGTTAGGATTAAAATTGGGATGTTGGTTATGAACTTTGGTGTTTTGAGGACCGAAACTGTAGGTTCGGTTCTTGGAGTAAAAGGAGCTTGGACCGAAACTTCGCTTTCGGTTCAACTGACTTCTTGCCTTGTGCGATTGATTACTAGCTTGAGCATGCTTCTTGATTTGGAAAAAGTCAGGATTTTGAGACTTCCAAAAGTGTTTTCTCTCATTCAAGTTTTTCCTGTACCTTTGATTTCTTTGACGCTTTTGATCGACTAGTTATTTTTGAGATTTGTGGATATTGAAGCTTGGTTTTGGCTTTGGATTTGGATTTTCTGTATGAGTTACCGCCAGATTGAACTTCTTCATGGGTTCTTCTGGTATCTCTTTCGTTCCACTCGTGCTTGGTTTGGCAAAACTTGAGGGTTTGTTTATGGGTTCTGGAACGTATCTGCCTTTCACCCTCCATGATGTTTGCTCTGACAGGCCAAcagtttcatctgcattatcaataggagctgaccagaagtaatCGTCACATCCTCCAGCGTTGTCTTGATCTACCAAAATTTTAAGTTCCATTGTTTGTCTTTCAGATACTCCTTTAACTGCATAGACTTGATTTGGAACCGTTTGTACCTTTTGGTAGACCACTGCCTTTTCTTTGAGTTTCTTCAACTTGTTGTCCGACAAGCGAGCATATTCAACTGAGTTTTCGGATATAAGCGGTTTTTCAGTCTCGGTTTCGCTCCTCAGAAATTCTGAGCAATCGACTATGTCTTCCACCGAGATCTCGCTCATCTCATTTTCAACATCAAACTCAGATGTACTCTCAATATTCATCTTATGTTTGGTCATCAATTTGGCATTTGATGAGTTAAATGATTTTAAGGTCttggttttgatttttgacttatcattttcatctaagattAGTTTTAACATGCATTCATGTTCCTTAGAATCAATGAAagtttcaattttgtccagacctattttaTAAGGAATGGAAGTTTCTTCCGAGGACATGATTGATTCACATTCGGCAATGAcctcatcttccttaaactcaaggaagggcaagatcattttatgaatctttttccctatttcacaatctaaatgcaattgcgtgatattagtatataaacgtttagcaatcaagCAAAAAACATTACGTTGTTTTAAAAGTCTCAAATTGTCTCGTTGTAAATAAATTATTTCATCCCTAGCCCTAAATAACTCCTGCTCCTTTAGCTCAATCCATATTtgcctctcctcactcttcgttgATAACCTGCtaatttggtcagttaggttagaatttgttaagcgagtttgcatgagactTCCGCTTAGATtattaaatttgaattttagttcatttaattccttttcataatcaGTTGCTGGAATTTTAAGAGATTCAAgaagggattgtacctttttgatcaaatgatcgcagtcgttgatctttTTACTGACGGGCTTGGCTGCAAAACATTTGTCTTCATCAAGATTCGGTTCCTTATGCTCACTTTCGGTTGTTATTCCAGCTGTCACCATCAGGCATCTTCCAGTCACTTTCTCATTTTGTTGTTTTGTCATGAAAGCTTTACCGTGTGTTGGCTTTCTCACCTCTTCATCCTCCGAATTTGTGGACCACACCTCAACCCCGCCAAATTCGTCATCAATCACCTTTTCTTGAACAATCAAAGCGTTCATTGGACCAGAACtagttttcttcttctttatctctTCAAGCTTTCTCATATGGTAAGCTTCATCATTTTCACTCTCTCTTCTCTTAGCTAACTTTTTCAACATGCAGTCCTTGGCAAAATGATTCTAGCCATGACAGTAATTGCAATCATACCCTGAGTCACCCACTAGTTTGCTCTCCTTCTTTTCATCCTCCTTCTGAGATGTATTCTTAGACTCTTCCTTTACCTTTTCTGAGCTATAGCTTCCctaccagtttcggttcttattgacAGGGAATTTCTTCCGAGTAAACTTCTTTGGGTTGAACACCATCATCGCATACTCGTCAGTAGTAAGATCACACTCTGACATATCATCTTCACCTTCTTCTTCAATCACATTTTTGTTCTTCGAGATAAGAGCAAGTGAGCCGACAACAGAGACCAACTTTGCTTCTTTTGACACTGTGCTTTCATGTGACTTTAGAATTCCCATAAGTTTCGCTAGGGAATAAGCCTTGAATTGTTCATGCGCTTTCACAGTCGAGACTACAGCCATCCACTCGGGTCTTAAACCGTTCAGGAAGGTGACTTTCTGTTCAATACCTTTCCTTTCAATACCATGCTTTGTCATCTTGCTGAGCAGATGATTGTAGCAATCAAACATTTGAAGCAAGGTTTCTTCAGGTTTTTGTGCAAACGCTCCGAACTCAGAGAGAAACAGAGTTTGAATAGAGTGCTCTAGATCCTCGTCGGTTGAATACAGTTCTTtcagcctgtcccatatctcctTAGCTGTagtgcatgaactcactagccgaAAGGTGTTAGCTTGTAAGGCGAATCTGATCATTCTTAAAGCCTTGACATTACACAACAGTTTATCTTTTTCACCCCGTTATCATCAGATCCaaccacataatcttcaaagtgatgtgcccatacttcataatctTGCGTGTAAAGAATGGGCACTCTGGTAGTATATCTAATGTTGTTGGAGATGTTAATGGGCACTCTGGTCTAACTGCTCATCTACCGTTCATACCCTCAACGTGTGATTGAATCTTTCACTCGCTTTCATTTCCTAGCCACTAATGCTATTGGAGATAGAGAGTTGGCATCAATAGAGAAGTCATGGTCTCCTTATGGAGTTTGTCGGCCTTTGATTCTTGgctagttttcatatgtaattcagAGTCTAGGTGCTTTTTCAGGCATTTGGATTTTACTGTGTATTAatgttgttatgtgattatatatatatatatatatatatatatatatatatatatatatatatatatatatatatatatatatatatatatattaatttcttTCGATATACTTTGCCAAAGCTAGAAGCAGATGCctgtttcttttataaaattgcaCTTCTCAAAAAACATGATTTAGTGCTAATCATCGATATATCaatttataaattattatttagagAATTAATATCAATCTTGTTTCGTGGAATGCAAAGGAATTTGAAAGAGTTGAAATGAAAGATTTTTACATTTACGTCTTTAGGTGACAAATTGATTAactttaagagtaaattacacgaatggtccctatggtttggggtaatttgcatgtttgtttcctaacttatttttttgaaCGGAATGTCCccactatttgtttttgttttgcctTTGGTCTCTATCTTACAAAAAAGGACTATTATGCACttgtttaaataaattaaaatggtcttttttcGATAAGATAAGGTGAGGTGGGGTGAATtgtgggtgtgtttatttaaataaattaataaaatatcgAGGAAAAAAATAGACTTTTAAGGTAAGACggagaccaagcgcgtaacaaaaaccaATAGTAAGGACCttccaaattaaaaaaataaattaggaccaaacacacaaattacccCAAACAATAAGTTTCATTCATGGAATTTACTCTTAATCTCATTTGGTCAAAAACATTAACAGAAAGATTCTATCATTTTTGACACAACACCATGAAACAAGACCATGTATATGTCATTCTTAAATTATATTCCctcttaaatatatgtttatgctaAACGatcattaattaaatttaataacACAATTGTATCCAGCAAACTTTTCAGCCAACTTTGTTGACTTTTACATTATTAGAACCATtccatttgaatatatatatatatatatatatatatatatatatatatatatatatatatatatatatatatatatatatatataaaacgttAGCAGCCAGGGGAGTTCAATCTCTATATATTATGAACCCTGTGTATCATCATTTTCATAATTCATTCTGGACGTAGAAAGCATGGAGCTGTTTCTCCCATTTTCAGCCTCTATAGCAGCGATTGTTTTTTCTTTGCTACTAAAATTCCTGCTGCAAAGCTTAGAAGGAAAGAGAGTGAAGAACAGAGAACCACCTCAAGCAAAGGGCCGATGGCCGGTAATCGGACACCTGCGCCTTCTAGGTGGAGCTGAACTACCTCACAGGGTCTTAGGTGGCATGGCAGATAAATATGGCCCCATTTTCACCATCAAGCTTGGTGTTCACAATGTTTTGGTGGTGAGTAACGCTGAGATGGCGAAAGAGTGCTTTACCACAAATGATAAGGTGTTTGCAAGTCGACCCAAGTCAATGGCAGTAGAACACATGGGCTATAACTATGCCATCTTGGCTCTAGCTCCTTATGGTGACTACTGGCGACAAGTGCGCAAGATCTTGACACTCGAGGTTCTCTCTCAGCGACGCGTGGAGATGCTTGGACCTCTTCGTGCTTCAGAGGTTAAAGCATCCATGGGAGATATATATAATGCTTGGGTAAAGAATAAAGAGAGTGGAAGTTCCGACATGGTAAAGGTGGATATGAAACAATGGTTTCAGAACTTGATATTAAATGTTGTGGTCAGGGTTGTTTCAGGAAAAAGGTTTTCACCTGATGACAAAGAAGGGGTTCGATTTCAAAAAGTGATAAGGAAATTCTTTGTGTTATTGGGCACATTTGTGGTGTCTGATTTTATTCCATATCTCAAGCCTTTGGACCTGGGAGGATACGAGAAAAAAATGAAGATGACAGGAGAAGAGATGTACGGAATTGTAACAGGATGGCTAGAGGATCACAAGAGAGTGAGGGCGGAGGAAAAGCATGCGCAGCAACATGAAAGAAGCCAAGTCTTCATGGATGTTCTGATTTCCGTTCTTGAAGGTGCCTCCCCAGAGGAATTCCGTGGTTTTGACCATGATACCATAATCAAGGCTACATGTTTGGTAAACCTTATTAATCTTTCTATATCTCATACTATTACTAGCTAGAGTTTGTTAATTAATCGTTTAATTATATATAGTTTCTTCCACATTCATTATAGTACGTATTTGCAACAGTTTTCAGTGGCAAATATAAAGATAAGCTGTGCAAacaaacaaaattaattatcagcATGCATGCATGTTGCTTGAAATCTAGCTAATATAAGAAATTTGTTTTAACTTCAAACTTGCAGACTGTTTTAGCTGCGGGATTGGACACATCGTCTGCAACGTTAACATGGGCTTTATGTTTGTTGCTCAACAACCCAAGAGTATTAAAAACTGCCCAAGATGAATTGGATGAGCATGTTGGAAGGAAGAGAGCAGTAGAGGAGTCGGACCTGAAGAACCTTGTTTACCTTGACGCAATCGTTAAAGAAACACTGCGTTTATACCCACCTGGACCTCTAAACCTTCCTCATGAGTCCATGGAGGATTGCGTTATTGGTGGCTACAAAATCCCTAAAGGCACACGTTTATTGACTAATCTTTGGAAAATTCAACATGATCCTAATAAATGGTCAGATCCTGAAGAATTTCAGCCAGAAAGATTCTTGACAAGTCATAAACATGTTGATGTCAGGGGAAACAATTATGAATTGCTTCCTTTCGGTAGTGGTAGAAGAGTATGCCCTGCTATTCCCTTTGCTCTTCGGTCTTTGCATACAACTTTAGCTACTTTAATACAACAATTTGTGCTTAAAAACCCATCGAATGAGCCCATTGATATGAGTGAAAGCGCTGGAGTGACTATCAGCAAAGCCATCCCACTTGAGGTCCTTCTGGCGCCTCGTTTATCCCTTGATATGTACCCTGTTGCTCCATGATATGTGAGCTTCAAAGCAACTACAAGCTCCAATGCCACCTGACGATAAGCCCGAACCCCAGACCCGTTGAAGATTGATTGGAAGATAATCACGAATAGACTACTGACTAGCCTTATCAACAACTTGTTTAGTCATACTAAGTTTGTTTTCGATCATCCTTATTTTTGGATGGTTTCTACTTACTGTTGTTTGTAATCTCTCTCTATATACAGAGAGCCCTCCTTGGTTTATAATTCAATCGTCAATAATAAATAATTCTTAGCATGAAAATATTATTTCCATATTTACTTAGTATTGTTGTTTACATGAACTTTGTTCAAAGTAAAACGTGTGTAAACACGGAAAGAATTCGAGTAATTAAGAATAATATCCGTTTAAAAATAGAATTAAGATATCAAACGTAAACAATCGCCATCAAGAAGACCGCTGTttttgttctctctctctctctctctctctctctctctctctctctctctctctctctctctctctctctctctctctctctctctctctctctctctctctctctctctctctctctctctctctctctctctctctctctctctctctctctctctctcatcatcatgatatttcttctatattcaaaacaattttccttaaATAATCAtttcaaacaaagtcaacaacaatctaaaatcaaaaaacaaatcAAAGATATGTATGTGTTTGTCGTTTTGTGTCgtctcaaaacaatttcaaacAAACTCAGCAATAACAATCGAGATGGAAAAAGAAGGGGGGAAAACATAACAAACACAACAGCAAAAAATTTCTGATGTATGAAAACTGAGGCTCGATTTGATTTTCCTCTGTGCGTAGTTTTCTTTTCTCTCCTCTCTATTTTACGCTTTCAATCATGTCGGTCTATCTTCCCAGGTGTTTATCTCTCTCTACACCAACCCCTCTCGATTTGATCTTTATGTGTCTCACTTTCTCTTCCTTGTATGGATCTGTATCAATAAGGGTAGAATATGATGGGATTCCGGAGGGAAAAATAAGTAATCGCACCATCAGGAA includes:
- the LOC111912936 gene encoding cytochrome P450 CYP82D47 — encoded protein: MELFLPFSASIAAIVFSLLLKFLLQSLEGKRVKNREPPQAKGRWPVIGHLRLLGGAELPHRVLGGMADKYGPIFTIKLGVHNVLVVSNAEMAKECFTTNDKVFASRPKSMAVEHMGYNYAILALAPYGDYWRQVRKILTLEVLSQRRVEMLGPLRASEVKASMGDIYNAWVKNKESGSSDMVKVDMKQWFQNLILNVVVRVVSGKRFSPDDKEGVRFQKVIRKFFVLLGTFVVSDFIPYLKPLDLGGYEKKMKMTGEEMYGIVTGWLEDHKRVRAEEKHAQQHERSQVFMDVLISVLEGASPEEFRGFDHDTIIKATCLTVLAAGLDTSSATLTWALCLLLNNPRVLKTAQDELDEHVGRKRAVEESDLKNLVYLDAIVKETLRLYPPGPLNLPHESMEDCVIGGYKIPKGTRLLTNLWKIQHDPNKWSDPEEFQPERFLTSHKHVDVRGNNYELLPFGSGRRVCPAIPFALRSLHTTLATLIQQFVLKNPSNEPIDMSESAGVTISKAIPLEVLLAPRLSLDMYPVAP